The Microbacterium sp. Root61 genomic interval GTCGCCTTGACGGCGCGCAGCACGGCGACTCCGAGCGGGCCGATCTCCTCCTCGAAATACGGGCGGTGATCGCGGCCGACGGCATGGTGGTGGGTGATCGTGCCCCCTGCGTTCAGGATCGCGTGGGACGCGGCATCCTTCGCTCGCCCCCACTGCGCGGCGGGATCGGTGGTGAGGGCCGCCACCACCGTGAAGTACAGCGAGGCGCCGGCCGGATAGACGTGCGAGATGTGGCACATCACGATCGGCTTCGTACCGTCCGCGGTCAGCGACGCGGTGAGCGCCTCGGTGACGGACGACTTCAACCCCTCGAGTCCCGCCCACGTCGTCGCGGTCTCCAGCGTCTCGGCGAGTACGCCGAGGTCCAGGAGTGTGTCGCGCAGCGCAGGGGCGTTGAAGCGTCCCCGCTCCCACGACTGCGCGGGATCCGCGCCACGGGACTTCGCACCGCGGGCAGCGAAAACCGCTTCTGTCGCGGCCAGAGTGTGCTTCGCGTCCGAACCCTCGAAGGTGGCGATGGCGAGACATCCGCGCATCCGCGTGAAGTGCGCGCCCATCGCCGCGTTGACCTTCGTCTCGCTCTCGTCGCTCAGTCGCAGAACGGTAGGGCGGATGCCGAGCTGTGTGAGTTCACGCAGTGCTGCGGCGCCCGACGCGAAGTCGGGGAAGGTCCACGCGCAGTACTCGGTGACGGCGGGAACGGGACGGATGCGGACCGTCACCTCGGTGAGGACGCCGAAGGCGCCTTCCGAGCCGAGGAACAGCTCGCGCAGGTCGGGGCCCGCGGCGCTCGCCGGTGCGCGGCCGAGATCGAGGTCGCCGACCGGGGTCGCGACACGCAGCGCGTGCACGAGATCGTCGAACCGGCCGTATCCGCGCGAAGCCTGGCCGCTCGACCGGGTCGCGGCGAAACCGCCGATCGAGGCGAACCGGAAGCTCTGCGGGAAGTGCCCGAGGGTGTAGCCCCGAGCGCCGAGCAGCTCCTCGGCCTGGGGACCGGTGGTTCCGGCGCCGAAGGTCGCGAGCAGGCTGGTCTCGTCGAGGTCCCACAGGGCGGCCGTGCGCTCCAGGTCCAGCGCGATGACGCTCGAGTGCGCTCCTGCGTCGGGGGCTACTCCGCCCACGACGCTGGTTCCGCCGCCGAACGGCACGACGGCGATCCCGCGCTCGCTGCAGGCCCGCAGCAGCTCAATGGTCTGATCGTGGTCGGCGGGGGAGACGACCGCATCGGGTGCGACCTGCGGGTCGGTGAGTCGGCGGGCGAGCAGGTCGGGAGTGCTCTTGCCGCCGAGGCACAACGCCCGTGCGGCATCGTCGCGGGTGGCGTGCTCGACGCCGACGATCGCCCCGAGGGCGGTGAGGTCGGCGT includes:
- a CDS encoding FAD-binding oxidoreductase, with the translated sequence MDATEPTEELGRTPSTAPHREPLAIPLPRPRMTWDIWGDAASAAHLPAGAKTLLATILPGKAHPVPRRPRAELRLTASRLSDADLTALGAIVGVEHATRDDAARALCLGGKSTPDLLARRLTDPQVAPDAVVSPADHDQTIELLRACSERGIAVVPFGGGTSVVGGVAPDAGAHSSVIALDLERTAALWDLDETSLLATFGAGTTGPQAEELLGARGYTLGHFPQSFRFASIGGFAATRSSGQASRGYGRFDDLVHALRVATPVGDLDLGRAPASAAGPDLRELFLGSEGAFGVLTEVTVRIRPVPAVTEYCAWTFPDFASGAAALRELTQLGIRPTVLRLSDESETKVNAAMGAHFTRMRGCLAIATFEGSDAKHTLAATEAVFAARGAKSRGADPAQSWERGRFNAPALRDTLLDLGVLAETLETATTWAGLEGLKSSVTEALTASLTADGTKPIVMCHISHVYPAGASLYFTVVAALTTDPAAQWGRAKDAASHAILNAGGTITHHHAVGRDHRPYFEEEIGPLGVAVLRAVKATLDPQGIMNPGALVRAAEDG